A window from Thiosulfatimonas sediminis encodes these proteins:
- a CDS encoding NAD(P)/FAD-dependent oxidoreductase, with protein sequence MAHATPDDGTQPSHKVSNHADVMIIGSGYAGWQVAEAVRKELPDAEITLITADDGIVYPKPSLSMALRQERSADDLKEYSAAQKSTELNIGVKTLTRVMSVSEKYKKVLTTRGNFYYDKLIIATGAKALKPQIAGSVAHEMVTLNDLPSYRRFRQTITEIDHITIIGGGLIGTEMAEDLIEAGISVTLMVREQQLMSGMLPKSIAADLADKLAVKGVDIRFGQTVTEMNGTSGAYDLSLDNGEQLTTGLVLSAIGIAPNVGLAKKLSLEVNRGIKINHYCQTSNPDVYAIGDCAESDAGVQAFLEPIRRQATTIAAHLNGNIDVTFDAVSPLIKTKTSTLSIMLSLPLGANDQDAWQTETQIGDNQKLVYKDQEDHLQGFALSGELVNQANNLYKQITDAA encoded by the coding sequence ATGGCGCATGCAACTCCAGATGACGGCACACAACCTTCTCACAAAGTCAGCAATCATGCCGATGTAATGATTATCGGCTCCGGCTACGCAGGTTGGCAAGTTGCCGAAGCAGTACGTAAAGAACTGCCGGATGCAGAGATCACACTGATTACCGCTGATGACGGAATCGTTTACCCAAAACCATCACTATCGATGGCACTCCGCCAAGAACGCTCTGCCGACGACTTGAAAGAATACAGCGCAGCGCAAAAATCGACAGAACTGAATATCGGCGTAAAAACGTTAACCCGCGTGATGTCGGTTAGCGAAAAGTATAAGAAGGTACTGACCACTCGTGGTAACTTCTATTATGACAAACTGATCATCGCCACTGGCGCCAAGGCACTAAAACCACAAATTGCCGGTTCGGTCGCCCATGAAATGGTCACTTTAAACGATTTGCCGAGTTATCGCCGATTCCGCCAAACGATTACCGAAATTGATCACATCACCATTATCGGCGGCGGCTTAATTGGAACAGAAATGGCGGAAGACCTAATCGAAGCCGGTATATCGGTGACCTTAATGGTACGAGAACAACAATTAATGTCAGGCATGTTACCGAAATCGATTGCCGCAGACCTAGCAGACAAATTGGCCGTAAAAGGCGTTGATATTCGCTTTGGTCAGACGGTAACCGAAATGAACGGTACAAGCGGTGCTTACGATCTAAGCTTAGATAACGGTGAACAACTGACGACAGGGCTAGTGCTATCCGCAATCGGCATCGCGCCAAATGTCGGCCTAGCTAAGAAACTGAGTTTGGAAGTCAATCGCGGTATCAAAATCAATCATTACTGCCAAACATCGAACCCGGATGTGTACGCAATTGGTGACTGTGCTGAGTCAGATGCGGGAGTGCAAGCCTTCCTTGAACCGATTCGCCGCCAAGCCACCACTATTGCCGCCCACCTGAATGGCAATATCGACGTGACCTTCGATGCAGTGTCACCTTTGATTAAAACCAAAACCTCGACCCTGTCGATTATGCTCAGCCTACCGCTTGGTGCGAACGACCAAGACGCTTGGCAAACCGAAACGCAAATCGGCGACAACCAAAAACTGGTGTACAAAGATCAGGAAGACCACCTGCAAGGCTTTGCCCTTAGCGGAGAATTGGTCAATCAAGCCAATAATCTCTACAAACAGATTACCGATGCAGCTTGA
- a CDS encoding acyl-CoA dehydrogenase family protein, which yields MLSQVIEKTLKPLTLSIDHGEYTTKVLAELGKAGAYTEIAPSVSGTELDLFKTIQNMAQVSEECMSTGFMMWAHVVCCWYIENSENPWLKENILPKMINGEAFGATSLSNPMKYFAGIEPLKLSAVETEDGYIINGSLPWVSNLAPESSEHFFGSVFHVVDEEGNTLRDVMAIIPCDLEGFTLKQQVEFVGMEGTGTYAMFFKDAFLPKKYLLADPVKPYLQKIKAGFVLLQTGMAAGVIQGMINDMHKSNLSLSAINQYLDNKPEELQEELDDALELIEQLASKIYTPGDDFFRTILEARLLGAEITKRSADSVMQHAGAKGYIVDATAQRKWREAYFVILVTPSIKHLRKEIQRLEVGLAAA from the coding sequence ATGTTATCCCAAGTTATCGAAAAAACACTTAAACCTTTAACCCTATCAATCGACCATGGCGAATACACCACCAAAGTACTCGCTGAATTAGGCAAAGCCGGTGCTTACACTGAAATTGCACCTTCTGTCAGCGGAACCGAACTGGATCTATTCAAAACCATTCAGAATATGGCGCAAGTTTCCGAAGAGTGTATGTCGACCGGTTTCATGATGTGGGCGCACGTAGTTTGCTGCTGGTATATCGAAAATTCGGAAAACCCTTGGTTAAAAGAGAATATCTTACCGAAAATGATTAATGGCGAAGCATTCGGGGCGACTAGCCTATCGAATCCAATGAAATATTTTGCCGGTATCGAACCGCTAAAACTGAGCGCGGTGGAAACCGAAGACGGTTATATCATCAATGGCTCACTACCTTGGGTATCCAATCTAGCACCGGAATCATCCGAGCATTTCTTCGGTTCGGTTTTCCATGTGGTCGATGAAGAAGGCAATACATTACGTGATGTTATGGCAATCATTCCGTGCGACTTAGAAGGCTTCACTTTAAAACAACAAGTCGAATTCGTCGGCATGGAAGGCACCGGGACTTATGCGATGTTCTTCAAAGATGCATTCCTGCCGAAGAAATACCTGTTGGCAGATCCGGTGAAACCGTATTTACAGAAAATCAAAGCCGGCTTTGTGCTGCTACAAACCGGCATGGCTGCCGGCGTTATCCAAGGCATGATTAACGACATGCACAAATCGAATCTATCGCTAAGTGCCATCAACCAATATCTGGATAACAAACCGGAAGAATTACAAGAAGAACTTGATGACGCACTGGAACTGATAGAACAACTCGCCAGCAAAATTTACACACCGGGCGACGACTTCTTCCGCACGATTTTGGAAGCGCGTTTACTGGGTGCGGAAATCACCAAACGCTCTGCCGATTCGGTAATGCAACATGCCGGCGCGAAAGGCTATATCGTCGATGCCACCGCGCAACGCAAATGGCGCGAGGCCTATTTCGTCATTCTGGTTACGCCATCAATCAAACATTTACGCAAAGAAATTCAGCGCCTAGAAGTTGGGCTAGCCGCTGCTTAA
- a CDS encoding nuclease-related domain-containing protein: MIIKEIESKVESLQLLESLLAGKITPNQRKNIQAEINALKKGVAGEKQAAFYINQIFSKSFKAHDIRLNVDGDIAQIDHIAMNKYGAVFLFETKNFSNDVKIDEDGIFNFYDSRKKDFRPFPSPIEQSKRHERVLRKAFEQIGFIPIGVEHFVIFDYKAKISKPKTGFDNVCYPDMLEKAHEKFVNSIDVVGAFKGLGNLALRTIKSDSLAVEESLQVLIDRFHQPAEIDYRAKFGIYLEEEAKGAESVQEVFASESQEAKEKEFTMLTLAKAAKQIGMKTKELEDILVNDGFMSRNENGFVTVTDKGKQNGIQWRKGRGGYYFLIPKDQLPKVS, translated from the coding sequence ATGATAATTAAAGAAATCGAATCTAAGGTAGAATCTCTCCAACTGCTGGAATCCCTACTAGCAGGGAAAATCACCCCAAATCAACGAAAAAACATCCAAGCGGAAATTAATGCCCTGAAAAAAGGTGTTGCAGGGGAAAAGCAGGCCGCCTTCTATATCAATCAAATCTTTAGTAAAAGCTTTAAAGCCCATGATATTCGTTTGAATGTTGATGGTGATATAGCTCAGATTGACCATATCGCCATGAATAAATACGGTGCTGTATTTTTATTTGAAACCAAGAATTTTTCAAATGATGTCAAAATTGATGAAGATGGGATCTTTAATTTCTATGATTCAAGAAAAAAGGATTTTCGTCCTTTTCCTTCACCTATCGAACAGTCTAAACGTCATGAAAGAGTGTTGAGAAAAGCATTCGAGCAAATTGGTTTTATACCTATTGGGGTTGAGCATTTTGTGATTTTTGATTACAAGGCAAAAATTTCAAAACCTAAAACTGGGTTTGATAATGTTTGTTATCCAGATATGCTCGAGAAAGCGCATGAAAAATTTGTAAACAGTATTGATGTGGTAGGTGCGTTTAAGGGGCTTGGTAATTTAGCCTTGAGAACGATTAAGTCGGATAGTCTTGCAGTAGAGGAATCATTGCAAGTTTTGATTGATAGATTTCATCAACCCGCTGAAATTGATTACAGAGCAAAGTTTGGCATTTATCTTGAGGAAGAAGCTAAAGGGGCAGAGTCTGTGCAGGAGGTGTTTGCTTCTGAGTCTCAAGAGGCCAAAGAAAAAGAGTTCACTATGTTGACCCTTGCTAAAGCAGCCAAGCAAATTGGTATGAAGACCAAGGAACTTGAGGATATTTTAGTGAATGATGGGTTTATGTCTCGGAACGAAAACGGCTTTGTAACAGTAACTGATAAAGGGAAACAAAATGGTATTCAGTGGCGGAAAGGTAGGGGAGGATACTATTTCTTGATACCTAAAGACCAATTACCAAAAGTTAGTTAG